In Thiofilum sp., the genomic window CAGCGAATACCCACCTCTAAAGCGCGGCGCATTTCACTGATCTTTTTACCCACCCCTGAAAATACGATTTTACTAGGATTAGCACCCGCTGCTAATACTCGCTCTAACTCTCCAATAGAAACAATATCAAAGCCAGAACCTAAACGGGCAAATAAATTTAAAATGGCTAAATTAGAATTAGACTTTACCGCATAACAAATCAAATGCGGCTGTGAGCCAAACGCATCATTAAAGGCATGCCAATGACGCTCTAACGTAGCACGGGAATAAATATAACAAGGCGTGCCATATTGCTTAGCAATATCAGCCACTGCTATTTCTTCTGCAAATAATTGCCCATTACGGTATTCAAAGTGGTCCATTCTTAACTCTTAAAAATCTTTATTCAGGGATAATACGCTGTACTTTAGGTTTAGCTTCAGTGGTTTCTGCTGGAGTAGTAGTATTAGAAACTGTAGCTGGAGCAATTGGCTCTACTTTCTTAGGCTCAGGCAAATACAAATCGCCTTTAAAACCACAGCCTATTAGAGTACTCAATGCTAA contains:
- a CDS encoding lipoprotein, encoding MMKYLLVLLALSTLIGCGFKGDLYLPEPKKVEPIAPATVSNTTTPAETTEAKPKVQRIIPE